One Deltaproteobacteria bacterium DNA window includes the following coding sequences:
- a CDS encoding methyltransferase domain-containing protein: protein MEHKPASEPAGEYAEKGDYHRALDPSWRYYPVYVEKMALVRRLLGELPPGTRIADLGCGEGLLVEEYRAKGYDIVGVDAAYRSEHVVRAEITDLPFPSASYDRALCLDVLEHLDLAAQPRAIAEMARILRPDGRALVSLPNLAHLASRLAFLLTGKLVRTSTVDRHPGDRPIGEFVGLLDEAGFRVLRRWGLFPTYPVVSALTFVAPAAALPLHRLHNRLHPPASWCFLNVLELEKRR from the coding sequence GTGGAGCATAAGCCCGCATCCGAGCCGGCCGGAGAGTACGCCGAGAAGGGGGACTACCATCGCGCCCTGGACCCGAGCTGGCGCTACTACCCGGTCTACGTGGAGAAGATGGCGCTCGTACGCCGCCTGCTCGGCGAGCTGCCCCCGGGGACGCGCATCGCCGACCTGGGCTGCGGCGAGGGGCTGCTCGTCGAGGAATATCGCGCCAAGGGCTACGACATCGTCGGCGTGGACGCGGCGTACCGCTCGGAGCACGTGGTGCGAGCCGAGATCACGGACCTCCCCTTCCCCTCCGCGAGCTACGACCGCGCACTTTGCCTGGACGTGCTCGAGCACCTGGACCTCGCCGCGCAGCCTCGAGCCATCGCCGAGATGGCGCGCATCCTCCGCCCCGATGGCCGGGCTCTCGTGTCGCTCCCCAACCTGGCCCATCTCGCCTCGCGGCTGGCCTTCCTGCTGACCGGCAAGCTGGTACGCACCTCGACGGTCGATCGCCACCCCGGGGACCGTCCCATCGGCGAGTTCGTGGGGCTGCTCGACGAGGCCGGCTTCCGGGTCCTCCGCCGCTGGGGGCTCTTCCCGACCTATCCCGTCGTCTCGGCCCTCACCTTCGTCGCCCCGGCTGCGGCGCTCCCGCTGCACCGGCTGCACAACCGGCTGCACCCGCCGGCGAGCTGGTGCTTCCTGAACGTCCTCGAGCTCGAGAAGCGGCGCTGA